A region from the Cherax quadricarinatus isolate ZL_2023a chromosome 79, ASM3850222v1, whole genome shotgun sequence genome encodes:
- the LOC128702685 gene encoding phosphoenolpyruvate carboxykinase, cytosolic [GTP] yields the protein MVFTADNFTDEIMKQTRLISVLTEISRAVFEAAKENLDFESRELTVIKGQLSNLSPKVRSFVEESARLCRPANVHICDGSERELQHLLNVMQKDGMIEHLPKYQNCWLARTDPGDVARVESKTFIVTKERSETIPTPKEGVKGLLGNWMSPEDLKNSVQERFPGCMAGRTMYVVPYSMGPVGSPLSKIGVELTDSPYVVASMRTMTRMGNKVLETLGEDDFVKCLHSVGCPLPLKKPLVNNWPCDPARTIVTHVPDTNEIISFGSGYGGNSLLGKKCFALRIGSTIARREGWLAEHMLILGITNPQGVKRYIAAAFPSACGKTNLAMMTSSLPGYKVECVGDDIAWMKFDEEGVLRAINPENGFFGVAPGTSMQTNPVAMKTVLSNTMFTNVARTSDGGVFWEGMEKEIANDVTITSWLGDTNWSKESGKPAAHPNSRFCTPAGQCSIIDPAWEDPEGVPISAILFGGRRPQGVPLVYEAYDWKHGVMVGAAMRSEATAAAEYKGKVIMHDPFAMRPFFGYNFGHYLQHWLSMETRTEKPLPKIFHVNWFRKSEKGRFLWPGFGENVRVLDWILKRVDGEDVAEESAIGLLPKTSSINLSGLEENVDMDELFSIPKEFWEQEVRDIARYFDEQVGADLPNDVWEQLKKLEKRLEKA from the exons ATGGTGTTCACTGCTGATAACTTCACCGATGAGATCATGAAGCAAACCAG ACTGATCAGCGTGCTGACTGAGATCTCCAGAGCAGTTTTTGAGGCAGCCAAAGAAAATCTCGATTTTGAGAGTCGTGAGCTCACTGTCATCAAGGGCCAACTCTCTAACCTCAGCCCCAAG GTGCGGAGTTTCGTGGAGGAGAGTGCTCGTTTGTGTCGACCAGCAAATGTGCACATTTGTGACGGCAGTGAACGGGAGCTGCAACATCTCTTGAACGTGATGCAAAAGGATGGCATGATCGAGCATCTTCCTAAATACCAGAACTGTTGGTTGGCCCGCACTGACCCAGGAGATGTAGCTCGTGTGGAGAGCAAGACATTTATAGTCACTAAAGAGCGAAGTGAGACCATCCCCACTccgaaggagggtgtgaagggcCTCTTAGGCAACTGGATGTCTCCAGAGGACCTGAAAAACTCTGTCCAGGAGCGTTTCCCTGGCTGCATGGCCGGCAGGACCATGTACGTGGTGCCGTACTCTATGGGCCCTGTGGGTTCTCCACTCTCCAAGATTGGTGTGGAACTGACTGACTCACCCTATGTTGTGGCCTCTATGCGAACCATGACGCGGATGGGCAATAAGGTGTTGGAAACTTTGGGTGAAGATGATTTTGTCAAGTGTCTTCACTCGGTTGGCTGCCCATTGCCCCTCAAGAAACCTCTAGTCAACAACTGGCCTTGTGACCCGGCACGAACCATCGTCACCCACGTGCCTGACACTAACGAGATTATTTCATTTGGGTCAGGTTATGGAGGCAATTCACTTCTGGGAAAGAAGTGTTTTGCTCTTCGCATTGGTTCTACCATTGCCAGACGCGAAGGCTGGTTGGCGGAACACATGCTTATCCTGGGCATCACTAACCCTCAGGGTGTCAAGAGGTACATTGCAGCAGCTTTCCCTTCTGCATGTGGCAAGACCAACTTGGCTATGATGACATCCTCGCTGCCCGGCTACAAAGTGGAATGCGTTGGCGACGACATTGCTTGGATGAAATTTGACGAGGAAGGAGTGCTACGAGCGATCAACCCCGAGAACGGATTCTTCGGCGTAGCTCCCGGCACTTCCATGCAAACTAATCCAGTGGCCATGAAGACTGTCCTTTCCAACACAATGTTTACCAACGTTGCCAGAACTAGTGACGGAGGAGTATTCTGGGAAGGAATGGAGAAAGAGATCGCTAACGATGTAACCATTACGTCGTGGCTGGGAGACACCAACTGGAGTAAAGAATCCGGTAAACCAGCAGCTCATCCAAACTCTAGATTCTGCACCCCCGCCGGCCAGTGTTCCATCATTGACCCTGCGTGGGAAGATCCTGAGGGCGTACCCATTTCTGCAATTCTTTTCGGCGGACGACGACCCCAAGGAGTACCTCTGGTGTACGAGGCGTACGACTGGAAGCATGGTGTGATGGTGGGAGCGGCCATGCGGTctgaggcaacagcagcagctgaataCAAGGGTAAGGTGATCATGCACGACCCTTTCGCCATGAGACCATTCTTCGGTTACAACTTTGGTCACTACCTGCAGCATTGGTTGAGCATGGAAACCCGCACAGAGAAGCCTCTTCCCAAGATCTTCCACGTAAACTGGTTCCGCAAAAGCGAGAAGGGGCGCTTCCTGTGGCCAGGTTTTGGAGAGAATGTACGCGTCTTGGACTGGATCCTGAAGAGAGTTGACGGCGAAGATGTGGCCGAAGAGAGCGCAATAGGACTCCTGCCAAAGACATCCTCCATTAACTTGTCCGGCCTGGAGGAGAACGTTGATATGGACGAATTGTTCAGTATTCCCAAGGAGTTCTGGGAACAAGAAGTCCGCGACATCGCCAGGTACTTTGACGAACAAGTTGGTGCTGATCTTCCTAACGATGTTTGGGAACAACTTAAGAAGTTGGAGAAAAGGCTAGAGAAGGCGTAA
- the LOC128702688 gene encoding nucleoside diphosphate-linked moiety X motif 17 isoform X4 encodes MMNKITLMLNHLNHFGRAIWKGILQFIQHPPFCPIQHLDKEGSAALPLDIATRGVDVGVAVLLESSDKCLLLTRRAKHMRTFAGVWVPPGGHVEEGENLEDAALRELMEETGLVITAEEYQSVHILGLWESVFPPLLSMGQPRRHHIVVYLHIVLQRASEELQKEFKLCPEEVDAAVWLSVDLIKLSVWKTDSLEEQDQNQGAGKASQDEKIHVTLVNKFGEHASGSIESSVLRNIDQANELNLERLSTGSRFALSLWLEQHLKDSSLLKTSQMDLYKDYFPQNESEDIASLQKLKPKI; translated from the exons CATCCACCATTCTGCCCCATTCAACATCTAGATAAGGAAGGCTCTGCTGCGCTACCACTAGATATTGCCACCCGAGGAGTTGATGTTGGTGTAGCAGTTCTTCTGGAGTCTAGTGACAAATGCCTGTTACTGACCAGAAGAGCTAAACACATGCGAACCTTTGCTGGAGTATGGGTACCTCCAGGTGGTCATGTGG AGGAAGGAGAGAACTTAGAAGATGCAGCATTAAGAGAACTCATGGAAGAGACAGGTCTAGTAATCACAGCAGAAGAGTACCAGAGTGTTCACATCCTGGGTCTCTGGGAGTCAGTATTTCCCCCACTACTGTCAATGGGTCAACCAAGGCGACACCACATTGTTGTATATTTACACATAGTCCTTCAAAGAGCTTCAGAAGAACTACAAAAAGAGTTTAAG CTATGCCCAGAGGAAGTGGATGCTGCTGTATGGCTTTCTGTGGATCTTATCAAGTTATCAGTGTGGAAGACTGATAGCTTAGAAGAACAAGACCAAAACCAGGGAGCAGGAAAAGCTTCACAAGATGAAAAAATTCACGTTACACTCGTCAATAAGTTTGGAG agcaTGCATCTGGAAGCATAGAATCATCGGTACTGAGAAACATAGATCAAGCTAATGAGCTGAACCTTGAAAGACTTAGTACAGGAAGCAG GTTTGCATTGTCCCTCTGGCTTGAACAACATTTGAAAGATTCCAGTTTACTCAAAACTTCACAAATGGATTTATACAAGGATTATTTCCCTCAGAATGAGAGTGAAGACATTGCTTCATTACAAAAGCTAAAACCAAAAATATGA